The following proteins are encoded in a genomic region of Toxotes jaculatrix isolate fToxJac2 chromosome 3, fToxJac2.pri, whole genome shotgun sequence:
- the ell2 gene encoding RNA polymerase II elongation factor ELL2 translates to MLQPQRDDGGGLVKMAALSEDGRYGLNCGQQSADRVTVLHVKLTETALRAIESYQNCMNVSYLRPTIQFKGLQGRIKIPKTNSSSDSFNNFDFYLSNVGKDNPQGSFECIHQYVSSSGASHLALLATVQDKVTVCATNDSYQVTRERMTQAAEDTRERGTKVIKPGGQYRGKQVHVRKPALSTPEVVPERKRSTPINPANTIRKCLSNNPVSQRPFRDRIIHLLALRSYKKLEVLARLQRDGINQKDRNSLGTTLQQVANLNPKDNTYSLKDFIYRDVQRDWPGYSEDEKSQVDRILARKLGLPTETHSTSSPPKDSVPTSPQKRQPDFDFIDPLAPKKARISHLSNRGPAASSSSASSSDRHEDEGSPSSKRSSLPSNVTSGPPTHLPISSHPPAPSHQQPSPASNSNSPSTPEGCGTQDLPMDQSSSCRDPSPGSFSSDRNLQDRFRHPLPIPRPASSPSPPPRTSLTVTSTVITSLPSSSSSNKKVKKKSKKHKDKDREKEKGKQPERGSSSPPGVAEQAEESRKAKKRRSAEEEKRDVIDKNHTHRDQDSSDKEKPVQSTEFSSTMEMPDYVVKYTPLVSMDQRQSYKDDFNAEYDEYRLLHARVESITRRFTQLDAQCRKLAPGTREYQKVQEEVLKEYKKMKQHSPNYHEEKQRCEYLHNKLAHIKRLIADFDQRRAQSWC, encoded by the exons atgctccagcCTCAGAGGGACGATGGTGGAGGGCTGGTAAAGATGGCGGCGCTCTCCGAGGATGGGAGGTACGGATTAAATTGTGGCCAACAGAGCGCAGACAGAGTCACCGTTTTGCACGTCAAATTGACCGAGACAGCACTGAGAGCGATAGAGAGCTACCAAAATTGTATG AATGTATCTTATTTGCGGCCAACAATACAATTCAAGGGACTCCAAGGC cgcATTAAAATTCCCAAGACCAATTCCTCGTCAGACTCCTTCAACAATTTTGATTTCTACCTGTCTAATGTGGGCAAGGACAACCCTCAGGGAAGCTTTGAGTGCATCCATCAGTATGTGTCAAG CTCAGGGGCCTCACACCTGGCATTGTTGGCGACAGTGCAGGACAAGGTCACAGTGTGCGCCACTAATGACTCCTACCAGGTGACCCGGGAACGCATGACCCAGGCCGCGGAGGACACACGTGAACGTGGGACCAAAGTCATCAAGCCTGGGGGCCAGTACAGAG GAAAGCAAGTCCATGTCCGTAAGCCTGCGCTGTCAACCCCAGAGGTGGTCCCAGAGCGCAAGCGCTCCACACCCATCAACCCAGCCAACACTATTCGTAAGTGCCTTTCCAATAACCCCGTGTCTCAGCGGCCGTTCCGGGACCGTATCATCCACCTGCTGGCGCTGAGGTCCTACAAGAAGCTGGAAGTGCTTGCCCGTTTGCAGCGGGACGGTATCAACCAGAAGGACCGAAACTCACTGGGGACTACTTTGCAACAG GTAGCAAACCTCAACCCCAAAGACAACACATACTCATTGAAGGACTTTATTTATCGTGATGTTCAGCGAGACTGGCCTGGCTACTCTGAAGATGAGAAGTCCCAGGTTGACCGGATCCTGGCTCG CAAATTAGGTCTTCCTACTGAGACACACTCAACAAGCAGTCCTCCCAAAGACAGTGTCCCCACATCCCCCCAG AAGCGCCAACCAGACTTTGATTTCATTGATCCACTGGCGCCCAAGAAAGCCCGCATCTCGCACCTCAGCAATCGAGGGCCAGCCGCATCTTcatcctccgcctcctcctctgacCGCCATGAGGACGAGGGCAGCCCCAGCTCTAAACGCTCGTCCCTACCCTCCAACGTCACCTCGGGCCCTCCCACCCATCTCCCCATTTCTTCCCACCCTCCTGCACCCTCTCACCAGCAGCCCAGCCCGGCCTCCAACTCCAACTCACCCAGCACCCCGGAGGGCTGTGGCACCCAGGACCTGCCCATGGACCAGAGTTCCTCCTGCAGAGACCCTTCACCCGGCTCCTTCTCCTCCGATAGGAACCTGCAGGACCGCTTTCGGCACCCACTCCCAATTCCCAGACCAGCTTCCTCCCCCAGCCCCCCTCCTCGTACTTCACTCACAGTTACCTCTACTGTCATCACCAGCCTTCCTTCGTCCAGCAGTAGCAACAAGAAGGTCAAAAAGAAATCCAAGAAGCACAAAGATAAAgatagagagaaggagaaagggaaaCAGCCTGAAAGAGGCAGCAGTAGTCCTCCTGGTGTGGCAGAGCAGGCTGAGGAGAGTCGGAAAGCCAAAAAGAGGCGCAGTgctgaggaagagaagagagacgtTATCGACAAAAATCACACTCACAGAGATCaag ACTCTTCAGACAAAGAGAAGCCAGTCCAGTCCACTGAATTCTCCTCCACTATGGAGATGCCCGACTATGTAGT GAAGTACACGCCATTGGTGTCCATGGACCAGCGGCAAAGCTACAAGGATGACTTTAACGCAGAGTACGATGAGTACCGCCTGCTGCACGCCCGCGTGGAGAGCATCACCCGCCGCTTTACCCAGCTGGATGCCCAGTGCCGGAAGCTGGCACCTGGCACCAGAGAGTACCAG AAAGTGCAAGAAGAAGTCTTGAAAGAGTACAAAAAGATGAAACAA cacaGCCCCAACTACCATGAGGAGAAACAGCGCTGCGAGTACCTGCACAACAAGTTGGCCCACATCAAGCGGCTGATAGCTGATTTTGACCAGCGCAGAGCCCAGTCCTGGTGCTGA
- the glrx gene encoding glutaredoxin-1 translates to MAQQFVQAKIKGDKVVLFIKPTCSYCIMAQDVLSKYKFKPGHLECVDISGRCDMDSMQDYFLELTGARTVPRVFIGEECIGGGSDVAALEKNGKLKGMLQSIGALQ, encoded by the exons ATGGCGCAGCAGTTCGTGCAGGCGAAGATCAAAGGAGACAAAGTGGTGCTGTTCATTAAGCCCACGTGCTCCTACTGCATCATGGCCCAAGACGTTTTGTCCAAGTACAAGTTCAAACCCGGACATCTGGAGTGTGTGGACATAAGTGGACGCTGCGACATGGACAGCATGCAGGACTATTTCCTGGAACTTACCGGAGCCCGCACG GTCCCTCGGGTGTTCATCGGCGAGGAGTGCATAGGAGGCGGCAGTGATGTGGCGGCGCTGGAGAAGAACGGTAAACTGAAGGGCATGTTGCAGTCTATTGGAGCCCTGCAGTGA